The proteins below come from a single Agrobacterium vitis genomic window:
- a CDS encoding DUF922 domain-containing Zn-dependent protease has product MVKRKGTLVCAALVSRVIVSGVVLVVIGTADMAQAETIVRKSTVYFPIGGRTATDLDHELERKGPHTVSTGTRHPGATRIRFGGTMDYVRHRGSCAIGNIKVTVSIKVIVPRWKNRGSANPQLGLIWDTLSADINRHESRHAEIAVQHARDLDQKLKALPSATTCEELQEEVSVLTDQVTQEHDADQLRFDRIEAVNFNDRIMRLLKYRYTKTKAHHD; this is encoded by the coding sequence ATGGTCAAAAGAAAAGGCACTCTGGTTTGTGCCGCGCTCGTCTCCCGCGTGATCGTCTCCGGCGTGGTACTCGTTGTCATCGGCACGGCAGACATGGCGCAGGCGGAAACCATTGTCCGCAAATCAACCGTCTATTTCCCGATTGGCGGGCGGACAGCGACTGATCTCGACCACGAACTGGAGCGCAAGGGGCCGCACACGGTCAGCACCGGAACCCGCCACCCGGGCGCGACCCGCATCCGTTTTGGCGGCACCATGGACTATGTTCGTCATCGGGGCAGCTGTGCGATTGGCAATATCAAAGTGACGGTATCGATCAAGGTGATTGTGCCACGCTGGAAAAACCGCGGATCGGCCAATCCGCAACTGGGATTGATCTGGGATACGCTATCGGCCGATATTAATCGCCACGAATCCCGCCATGCCGAGATCGCCGTGCAGCACGCCCGCGACCTCGATCAAAAGTTAAAGGCTCTGCCCAGCGCCACCACCTGCGAAGAGCTTCAGGAAGAGGTCTCAGTGCTGACCGATCAGGTCACGCAGGAACACGACGCCGACCAGTTGCGGTTTGACCGCATCGAAGCGGTTAATTTCAACGACCGGATCATGAGGCTGTTGAAATATCGCTATACGAAAACGAAAGCCCATCACGACTGA